ATGCATTTGGATGTCAAGTAATTGAGCTTAATGGTAATAATATTGATGAAATCAGTAATGGATTAAATATTGCAAAAGATTATACTGCTAAAGGCAAGCCGATTGTTCTTTTAATGCATACCATCATGGGCAAAGGAGTGGATTTTATGGAGGATGATCATAAATGGCATGGAGTAGTGCCAAACGATGAACAACTAATAACTGCATTAAATCAATTGGAAGAGACTTTGGGTGACTATTAATACTATCACATGAAAACATTCAATTTAAAATTCATTATTTCTTTCTCTGTATTGATTTTCATTTCAGTACAAATGAGTGCACAAAGCCCAAAGACAAGGATTTTATTTCTACTTGACGGTTCTGGTAGTATGTGGGGGCAATGGGAAAAAGAACAAAAAATTAATGTTGCAAAAAGATTATTGACCAATTTGGTGGATAGTTTATCAAATATTGCTGATGTTGAACTTGCTCTGCGAGCTTATGGTCATCGCAGTCCAAAAGCGAAACAAGATTGTAAGGATACAAAATTGGAAGTTGCATTTGGGCCAGATAATAGAGACCAAATAGTCGAAAAACTAACTGCTATTCGACCGAAAGGAACCACACCTATCTCCTACTCCTTATCGGCTGCTGCAAATGACTTTCCAGCTGGAGGGAATATTCGTAATATCATTATTTTAATAACTGATGGAATTGAAGAATGCAGCGGAGATCCTTGTGCTGTATCTTTGGCATTGCAACGCAGAGGCATTATTCTAAAACCATTTATTATTGGATTGGGGATTTCAGATGATCTGTTAGCTCAATTAGATTGTGTTGGAAACTTTTTCAATGCAAAGGATGAACAATCATTCAGTAAAATACTCAATGTTGTAATTTCAAATGCATTGAACAACACTACATCTCAAGTGAATCTTCTTGACATTTATGGTAAGGCCACTGAAACCGAGGTCAACATGACTTTTTATGAAACAAATACTGGCATTATACGCTATAATTTTTATCACACAATGAACGATGCTGGCGTTCCTGACACTTTATTTATTGATCCTTTTGCAAATTACGACATAGCTGTTCATACTTTACCACCAGTATTAAAAGAAAACGTTGCCTTAATTCATGGCAAGCATAATATCATTCCTGTATCAACTCCACAAGGATTATTGGAACTAAAAGTGAAAGGCATTACGGCTTATAATAATTTGCAAGCCATTGTTTATCAAGAAGGAAAACAGGAAATAATTCATGTTCAAGATTTCAATTTTATTCAAAAATATTTGGTAGGAAAATATGATCTTGAGATTCTTACATTACCTAGAATTTCACTTAAGAAAGTTGAGATAAAACAAAGTCATACAACAACCATAGAAGTCCCTCAACCAGGGAAGGCTGTTGTTTTTGCACAAACATATATGATTGGCAGTATTTATCAGGAAATTGATGGCAAACTTGTTTGGGTAACAAATTTGGATGAAAGTATGTTGAAGCAAGTTCTCGTCATTCAACCCGGAACATATATCTTGTCGTATCGAAGAAAAAATGCCAGAAACACCTATTATACCAATGACAAACAATTCACCATATCTTCAGGAGGTTCTCTTAGCATAAATTTAAAATAATGAAAGAATTCAAAATAATAAATAATAAATCAACACGAGACGGTTTTGGAGATGGATTACACGAAGCATCCTTGCAAAATGATCGTATTGTTGCTTTGGCAGCGGATCTTACAGGATCCGTTAAAATGGATAAATTTCAAAAAGAATTTCCAAATCGCTTTTTTCAGGCAGGTATTGCCGAAGCAAATATGATTGGAGTAGCTGCTGGAATGACCATAGGGAATAAAATCCCTTATACAGGAACATTTGCTAATTTCTCAACCGGCAGGGTTTATGACCAAATCAGACAGTCGGTAGCATATTCAAATAAAAATGTAAAGATTTGTGCTTCACATGCTGGCTTAACGGTTGGTGAAGATGGTGCTACACATCAAATTTTGGAAGACATTGGATTAATGAAAATGCTTCCAAACATGACTGTTATTAACCCTTGTGACTATAATCAAACAAAAGCTGCTACCATAGCTATTTCAAATTATGAAGGGCCGGTGTATTTGCGATTTGGAAGACCTAATGTGCCAAATTTTATTCCTGTGGATCAGGTGTTTGAAATCGGAAAAGGAATACTTTTAAATGAAGGGAATGATGTAAGTATTATTGCGACCGGACATTTAGTTTGGAAGGCAATTGAAGCTGCCACGATACTTTCACAAAAAGGTATTAATGCTGAAATCATCAACATCCATACAATTAAACCTCTTGATAATGAAATGATACTCCAGTCAGTTAGGAAAACAAATTGTGTGGTGACTGCTGAGGAACACCAACGAAATGGTGGATTGGGTGATTCAGTGGCTCAACTTCTTTCAATAAATCACCCTACTCCAATAGAAATGGTTGCCGTTAATGATCGATTTGGACAAAGTGGAACACCAGATCAATTACTTGCCAAATACAATCTAGATGTTCCCGATATAGTTGAAGCAGCGTTGAAAGTAATTGACAGGAAGAAA
This genomic window from Bacteroidota bacterium contains:
- a CDS encoding VWA domain-containing protein; amino-acid sequence: MKTFNLKFIISFSVLIFISVQMSAQSPKTRILFLLDGSGSMWGQWEKEQKINVAKRLLTNLVDSLSNIADVELALRAYGHRSPKAKQDCKDTKLEVAFGPDNRDQIVEKLTAIRPKGTTPISYSLSAAANDFPAGGNIRNIIILITDGIEECSGDPCAVSLALQRRGIILKPFIIGLGISDDLLAQLDCVGNFFNAKDEQSFSKILNVVISNALNNTTSQVNLLDIYGKATETEVNMTFYETNTGIIRYNFYHTMNDAGVPDTLFIDPFANYDIAVHTLPPVLKENVALIHGKHNIIPVSTPQGLLELKVKGITAYNNLQAIVYQEGKQEIIHVQDFNFIQKYLVGKYDLEILTLPRISLKKVEIKQSHTTTIEVPQPGKAVVFAQTYMIGSIYQEIDGKLVWVTNLDESMLKQVLVIQPGTYILSYRRKNARNTYYTNDKQFTISSGGSLSINLK
- a CDS encoding transketolase family protein; protein product: MKEFKIINNKSTRDGFGDGLHEASLQNDRIVALAADLTGSVKMDKFQKEFPNRFFQAGIAEANMIGVAAGMTIGNKIPYTGTFANFSTGRVYDQIRQSVAYSNKNVKICASHAGLTVGEDGATHQILEDIGLMKMLPNMTVINPCDYNQTKAATIAISNYEGPVYLRFGRPNVPNFIPVDQVFEIGKGILLNEGNDVSIIATGHLVWKAIEAATILSQKGINAEIINIHTIKPLDNEMILQSVRKTNCVVTAEEHQRNGGLGDSVAQLLSINHPTPIEMVAVNDRFGQSGTPDQLLAKYNLDVPDIVEAALKVIDRKK